A single region of the Silene latifolia isolate original U9 population chromosome 8, ASM4854445v1, whole genome shotgun sequence genome encodes:
- the LOC141596866 gene encoding CST complex subunit CTC1 isoform X2, translating to MEGIKAIPVSNLLSRRRPICATASLSPRRQTTSSPSFSVNTFSPNPNPNPNPNPNSSPTILNSLPEPSIIAGTLSLPSSDQPSPPAQACFFFSDDSGSVCCDVIDFDFSMIGKKMMVLSWNYIPFKKSGGLLEIIHWRFFHDSDIPSVDSFPLVSDVNGICCASKAKYSVVGLLQSVSPLLVLPCSMDKTVAEVPSVRGFIVEILSFDHLSQGKETDSCDFVYFSGFLSSWHPAFSRLVGRVVSLSRLMKKLVYIGKDVGRLMYVASEGTQLSFSRLRETDLSCRKRKRCGDEKGELGMYIGVVRGVYMQGMAIELDKEVWLLMTEESLVFTCSIRVGAIIRVRNVHIMSPKFRWGKMLVLGACSKTNITTISFSPWETGCHMVSKSQSHLIKFINSLDSPSRLWVLLVVQCFRKKFSGFFSEKEILGTKHKEGLVQTYARHVLPSSGSHLQHGLFMNFCIHDSCSSGSNVSYGNLSLAVPLSNFLGNCDRIWLNSILELKNGNEILEDCSQADTPFRENKLSDEPIRRILPSNNLGISLVGNLKLSQDTGRLQLTDATGCIDVLIPDLPADWNMNVTFEVVNYSIVLEGRPGFQGQKWVLDDDLFSCNSIFCPLVSGRQTVLTVYVHFYWTNIRCMDFPIHHCPSLEESSAKLDPGIFHVLCLLHKFPFQPQFHGDFFLSDSFRLFAEVMVVPWDLNVDPSNNPARSEVFSGDNLENSSHKDFALKRCKTDNASRYSIKTELSSNFEDFGNGSYSDSSNLLSLPHKTRNLYNLCGASPIQIPCVVSVRGRNRRSITAANLCYAQGTDSSVNFHSSSSRKLLLEFNYENMFKYKLMHIGAYYIMKHNAGKCFCDSDDINVGNKISINMEACLWSTSFHFNGVDSSSGPCNDPSCSCSICRSSSRRHLRNDLVLHPDSSAHGSFCDVRLHIATDNPDAGVQPLKEAVSSTNVSVHGQQVGFKNSVAGDFQNKGACFGNSLPEGKLISLRGTVMSLHCFSDGNLVDIHHSKKWDGTVCLRVLTDGQMLQIDGPLSKHNCPVGLSSGAEVTFHRILALSGQNRLILTPVSFVTVNIVKEALVDLYSSFSDRETMPSCLISNLIQIDACKPKRLRGRVVGVYIVILEIDKNLDKLLSSIRSGSTFVNIPFAGFILDDGTSRCFCWANGERAATFLRLHDKAAQVGCGSSWWRSKGSVISKSCSPPSVHLNNTLKKHGRVTIKNRGSIHDSLNQDLHLSNGSYCIFDTEDQKLLKSIIFNACASTFWSITGHVMDSNSVNVLEKFLMEEQMTVHALQNVWNE from the exons ATGGAGGGCATCAAAGCAATTCCAGTCTCCAACCTCCTTAGCCGCCGCCGTCCTATATGCGCCACCGCCTCCCTCTCTCCTCGCCGCCAAACCACTTCTTCGCCATCATTCTCCGTCAACACCTTTtccccaaacccaaacccaaacccaaaccctaaccctaattctTCTCCAACAATCCTCAATTCCCTTCCAGAACCTTCCATTATCGCCGGCACACTCTCCCTTCCTTCCTCCGATCAACCTTCTCCGCCGGCGCAAGCTTGCTTCTTCTTCTCCGACGACTCCGGCTCCGTCTGTTGCGATGTCATAGATTTTGATTTTTCCATGATAGGGAAGAAAATGATGGTGTTATCTTGGAATTATATTCCTTTTAAGAAATCCGGTGGTTTGTTAGAGATTATTCATTGGAGGTTTTTTCATGATTCTGATATTCCTAGTGTTGATTCTTTTCCGCTTGTTTCGGATGTCAATGGAATTTGTTGTGCTAGTAAGGCTAAGTATAGTGTTGTTGGCTTATTGCAGTCTGTTAGTCCTCTTTTGGTACTGCCTTGTTCAATGGATAAGACCGTCGCGGAGGTACCAAGTGTGCGAGGTTTTATTGTGGAGATTCTAAGCTTTGATCATTTAAGTCAAGGAAAGGAGACTGATAGCTGTGATTTTGTTTACTTTAGCGGGTTTTTGTCGTCATGGCATCCTGCATTCTCGAGGCTAGTTGGGAGGGTGGTTTCACTGTCCAGGTTGATGAAGAAGTTAGTGTACATAGGTAAAGATGTAGGTAGATTAATGTATGTGGCTAGTGAAGGGACACAATTGAGTTTCTCGAGGTTGAGGGAGACTGATTTGTCATGTCGTAAGAGGAAAAGGTGTGGGGATGAGAAAGGGGAATTAGGTATGTACATTGGTGTTGTTAGGGGTGTATATATGCAGGGAATGGCTATTGAGTTGGATAAAGAAGTTTGGCTTTTGATGACTGAAGAATCACTTGTTTTTACGTGTAGCATTAGGGTTGGGGCAATC ATACGTGTAAGAAATGTTCATATCATGAGTCCCAAGTTCCGATGGGGGAAAATGCTTGTTCTTGGGGCATGTAGCAAGACCAACATCACAACAATTTCGTTTTCTCCTTGGGAAACAGG GTGTCATATGGTCTCTAAGTCTCAGAGTCACTTGATAAAGTTTATTAACTCCTTGGATTCTCCTTCTAGACTATG GGTATTATTAGTGGTGCAATGTTTTAGGAAAAAATTTTCTGGATTCTTTTCAGAAAAGGAGATATTGGGAACAAAGCAT AAGGAAGGATTGGTGCAAACTTATGCTAGACATGTCTTACCTTCGTCGGGCTCTCATTTACAG CATGGCTTATTTATGAACTTCTGCATTCATGATTCTTGTAGCTCTGGTAGCAATGTCAGCTATGGCAACTTGAGTTTG GCAGTGCCACTTTCGAATTTTCTTGGCAACTGTGACAGGATATGGCTTAATTCCATTCTGGAGTTGAAGAATGGTAATGAAATATTAGAAGATTGCAGCCAAGCTGACACCCCTTTCAGAGAAAACAAACTTTCGGATGAACCAATTCGGAGAATTTTGCCAAGCAATAATTTAGGAATTTCTTTGGTTGGGAACTTGAAG CTTTCTCAAGATACTGGGAGATTGCAGCTTACCGATGCAACAGGTTGCATTGATGTTCTTATACCAGACCTCCCGGCTGATTGGAACATGAATGTGACCTTTGAG GTAGTCAACTATAGTATTGTGTTAGAAGGCAGGCCTGGATTTCAGGGTCAAAAGTGGGTGCTTGATGATGACCTGTTCTCATGCAACAGTATTTTTTGTCCACTCGTGTCAGGAAGGCAAACAGTGTTGACAGTATATGTGCACTTTTATTGGACCAATATAAGATGCATGGATTTTCCTATTCATCATTGCCCAAGTCTTGAAGAAAGTTCCGCGAAACTTGACCCTGGCATCTTTCACGTGCTTTGTTTACTCCACAAGTTTCCATTCCAACCCCAG TTTCATGGAGACTTTTTCCTATCAGACAGTTTCCGCCTATTTGCCGAGGTCATGGTCGTGCCATGGGATCTGAATGTTGATCCAAGTAACAATCCAGCTCGTTCAGAAGTATTTTCAGGAGATAATTTAGAAAACTCCTCTCATAAAGATTTTGCACTTAAGAGATGTAAAACTGATAATGCATCTAGATATTCTATTAAAACTGAATTGTCCAGCAATTTCGAAGATTTTGGAAACGGTTCATACAGCGACTCTAGTAATTTACTTTCCTTGCCTCACAAGACAAGGAATTTATACAATCTTTGTGGTGCATCTCCTATTCAAATTCCTTGCGTAGTTTCTGTTAGAGGAAGAAATCGTCGAAGCATAACTGCTGCAAACTTATGTTATGCGCAAGGTACTGATAGCTCTGTTAACTTTCACTCATCAAGCTCAAGGAAGTTATTGCTAGAGTTCAACTATGAAAATATGTTCAAGTATaag CTGATGCACATTGGTGCTTATTACATCATGAAGCATAATGCTGGGAAGTGCTTTTGCGATTCAGATGACATAAATGTAGGTAACAAAATATCTATCAACATGGAGGCATGTCTATGGAGCACCTCATTTCATTTTAATGGGGTTGACTCTAGTTCTGGACCATGCAACGATCCATCGTGTTCCTGTTCTATTTGTAGAAGTTCAAGCAGACGCCACCTTCGAAATGATCTTGTGCTCCATCCTGACAGTTCAGCTCATGGAAGCTTCTGTGATGTCAGGCTCCATATTGCAACAGATAATCCGGATGCGGGTGTTCAGCCCCTGAAAGAGGCTGTGAGCTCTACAAATGTAAGTGTACATGGTCAACAAGTTGGCTTTAAAAATTCTGTCGCAGGGGATTTCCAGAACAAAGGAGCATGTTTTGGGAATAGCCTGCCAGAGGGAAAGTTGATATCTCTGAGGGGAACTGTTATGAGCCTTCACTGTTTTAGCGACGGAAATTTAGTTGATATTCATCATAGCAAGAAATGGGACGGGACAGTCTGCTTGCGTGTTCTGACGGATGGTCAGATG CTTCAAATTGATGGCCCGCTGAGTAAGCATAACTGTCCAGTAGGATTATCATCTGGTGCAGAAGTCACATTTCACAGGATACTTGCCTTGAG TGGGCAGAATCGGTTGATCTTGACACCTGTATCATTTGTTACTGTGAACATCGTGAAAGAGGCGTTAGTAGATCTTTATTCAAGTTTCTCTGATCGCGAGACTATGCCATCATGTTTAATTTCTAACTTAATACAGATTGATGCATGCAAGCCGAAAAGGTTACGTGGCAGG GTTGTTGGGGTTTACATTGTGATACTAGAAATAGACAAAAATTTGGATAAACTTTTGTCTTCCATTCGTTCTGGGTCCACCTTTGTTAATATTCCTTTTGCTGGCTTCATCTTGG ATGATGGCACATCACGTTGTTTTTGCTGGGCAAACGGTGAAAGGGCAGCAACTTTTTTGAGGTTGCATGATAAAGCAGCACAAGTAGGCTGTGGAAGCAGTTGGTGGAGATCCAAGGGGTCAGTTATAAGCAAGTCCTGTAGCCCTCCTAGTGTTCACCTTAACAACACTTTGAAGAAGCATGGAAGAGTCACCATTAAAAATCGTGGGTCTATACATGATTCTTTAAATCAAGATCTCCACCTATCTAATGGCTCATACTGCATCTTTGACACTGAAGATCAGAAGCTTCTCAAATCTATAATCTTCAATGCATGTGCTAGTACTTTTTGG AGTATAACTGGTCATGTAATGGATTCCAATTCTGTCAACGTCTTAGAGAAGTTTCTTATGGAGGAACAAATGACAGTACATGCATTGCAAAATGTATGG aatgaataa
- the LOC141596866 gene encoding CST complex subunit CTC1 isoform X7 has translation MEGIKAIPVSNLLSRRRPICATASLSPRRQTTSSPSFSVNTFSPNPNPNPNPNPNSSPTILNSLPEPSIIAGTLSLPSSDQPSPPAQACFFFSDDSGSVCCDVIDFDFSMIGKKMMVLSWNYIPFKKSGGLLEIIHWRFFHDSDIPSVDSFPLVSDVNGICCASKAKYSVVGLLQSVSPLLVLPCSMDKTVAEVPSVRGFIVEILSFDHLSQGKETDSCDFVYFSGFLSSWHPAFSRLVGRVVSLSRLMKKLVYIGKDVGRLMYVASEGTQLSFSRLRETDLSCRKRKRCGDEKGELGMYIGVVRGVYMQGMAIELDKEVWLLMTEESLVFTCSIRVGAIIRVRNVHIMSPKFRWGKMLVLGACSKTNITTISFSPWETGCHMVSKSQSHLIKFINSLDSPSRLWVLLVVQCFRKKFSGFFSEKEILGTKHKEGLVQTYARHVLPSSGSHLQHGLFMNFCIHDSCSSGSNVSYGNLSLAVPLSNFLGNCDRIWLNSILELKNGNEILEDCSQADTPFRENKLSDEPIRRILPSNNLGISLVGNLKLSQDTGRLQLTDATGCIDVLIPDLPADWNMNVTFEVVNYSIVLEGRPGFQGQKWVLDDDLFSCNSIFCPLVSGRQTVLTVYVHFYWTNIRCMDFPIHHCPSLEESSAKLDPGIFHVLCLLHKFPFQPQFHGDFFLSDSFRLFAEVMVVPWDLNVDPSNNPARSEVFSGDNLENSSHKDFALKRCKTDNASRYSIKTELSSNFEDFGNGSYSDSSNLLSLPHKTRNLYNLCGASPIQIPCVVSVRGRNRRSITAANLCYAQGTDSSVNFHSSSSRKLLLEFNYENMFKYKLMHIGAYYIMKHNAGKCFCDSDDINVGNKISINMEACLWSTSFHFNGVDSSSGPCNDPSCSCSICRSSSRRHLRNDLVLHPDSSAHGSFCDVRLHIATDNPDAGVQPLKEAVSSTNVSVHGQQVGFKNSVAGDFQNKGACFGNSLPEGKLISLRGTVMSLHCFSDGNLVDIHHSKKWDGTVCLRVLTDGQMLQIDGPLSKHNCPVGLSSGAEVTFHRILALRLMHASRKGYVAGLLGFTL, from the exons ATGGAGGGCATCAAAGCAATTCCAGTCTCCAACCTCCTTAGCCGCCGCCGTCCTATATGCGCCACCGCCTCCCTCTCTCCTCGCCGCCAAACCACTTCTTCGCCATCATTCTCCGTCAACACCTTTtccccaaacccaaacccaaacccaaaccctaaccctaattctTCTCCAACAATCCTCAATTCCCTTCCAGAACCTTCCATTATCGCCGGCACACTCTCCCTTCCTTCCTCCGATCAACCTTCTCCGCCGGCGCAAGCTTGCTTCTTCTTCTCCGACGACTCCGGCTCCGTCTGTTGCGATGTCATAGATTTTGATTTTTCCATGATAGGGAAGAAAATGATGGTGTTATCTTGGAATTATATTCCTTTTAAGAAATCCGGTGGTTTGTTAGAGATTATTCATTGGAGGTTTTTTCATGATTCTGATATTCCTAGTGTTGATTCTTTTCCGCTTGTTTCGGATGTCAATGGAATTTGTTGTGCTAGTAAGGCTAAGTATAGTGTTGTTGGCTTATTGCAGTCTGTTAGTCCTCTTTTGGTACTGCCTTGTTCAATGGATAAGACCGTCGCGGAGGTACCAAGTGTGCGAGGTTTTATTGTGGAGATTCTAAGCTTTGATCATTTAAGTCAAGGAAAGGAGACTGATAGCTGTGATTTTGTTTACTTTAGCGGGTTTTTGTCGTCATGGCATCCTGCATTCTCGAGGCTAGTTGGGAGGGTGGTTTCACTGTCCAGGTTGATGAAGAAGTTAGTGTACATAGGTAAAGATGTAGGTAGATTAATGTATGTGGCTAGTGAAGGGACACAATTGAGTTTCTCGAGGTTGAGGGAGACTGATTTGTCATGTCGTAAGAGGAAAAGGTGTGGGGATGAGAAAGGGGAATTAGGTATGTACATTGGTGTTGTTAGGGGTGTATATATGCAGGGAATGGCTATTGAGTTGGATAAAGAAGTTTGGCTTTTGATGACTGAAGAATCACTTGTTTTTACGTGTAGCATTAGGGTTGGGGCAATC ATACGTGTAAGAAATGTTCATATCATGAGTCCCAAGTTCCGATGGGGGAAAATGCTTGTTCTTGGGGCATGTAGCAAGACCAACATCACAACAATTTCGTTTTCTCCTTGGGAAACAGG GTGTCATATGGTCTCTAAGTCTCAGAGTCACTTGATAAAGTTTATTAACTCCTTGGATTCTCCTTCTAGACTATG GGTATTATTAGTGGTGCAATGTTTTAGGAAAAAATTTTCTGGATTCTTTTCAGAAAAGGAGATATTGGGAACAAAGCAT AAGGAAGGATTGGTGCAAACTTATGCTAGACATGTCTTACCTTCGTCGGGCTCTCATTTACAG CATGGCTTATTTATGAACTTCTGCATTCATGATTCTTGTAGCTCTGGTAGCAATGTCAGCTATGGCAACTTGAGTTTG GCAGTGCCACTTTCGAATTTTCTTGGCAACTGTGACAGGATATGGCTTAATTCCATTCTGGAGTTGAAGAATGGTAATGAAATATTAGAAGATTGCAGCCAAGCTGACACCCCTTTCAGAGAAAACAAACTTTCGGATGAACCAATTCGGAGAATTTTGCCAAGCAATAATTTAGGAATTTCTTTGGTTGGGAACTTGAAG CTTTCTCAAGATACTGGGAGATTGCAGCTTACCGATGCAACAGGTTGCATTGATGTTCTTATACCAGACCTCCCGGCTGATTGGAACATGAATGTGACCTTTGAG GTAGTCAACTATAGTATTGTGTTAGAAGGCAGGCCTGGATTTCAGGGTCAAAAGTGGGTGCTTGATGATGACCTGTTCTCATGCAACAGTATTTTTTGTCCACTCGTGTCAGGAAGGCAAACAGTGTTGACAGTATATGTGCACTTTTATTGGACCAATATAAGATGCATGGATTTTCCTATTCATCATTGCCCAAGTCTTGAAGAAAGTTCCGCGAAACTTGACCCTGGCATCTTTCACGTGCTTTGTTTACTCCACAAGTTTCCATTCCAACCCCAG TTTCATGGAGACTTTTTCCTATCAGACAGTTTCCGCCTATTTGCCGAGGTCATGGTCGTGCCATGGGATCTGAATGTTGATCCAAGTAACAATCCAGCTCGTTCAGAAGTATTTTCAGGAGATAATTTAGAAAACTCCTCTCATAAAGATTTTGCACTTAAGAGATGTAAAACTGATAATGCATCTAGATATTCTATTAAAACTGAATTGTCCAGCAATTTCGAAGATTTTGGAAACGGTTCATACAGCGACTCTAGTAATTTACTTTCCTTGCCTCACAAGACAAGGAATTTATACAATCTTTGTGGTGCATCTCCTATTCAAATTCCTTGCGTAGTTTCTGTTAGAGGAAGAAATCGTCGAAGCATAACTGCTGCAAACTTATGTTATGCGCAAGGTACTGATAGCTCTGTTAACTTTCACTCATCAAGCTCAAGGAAGTTATTGCTAGAGTTCAACTATGAAAATATGTTCAAGTATaag CTGATGCACATTGGTGCTTATTACATCATGAAGCATAATGCTGGGAAGTGCTTTTGCGATTCAGATGACATAAATGTAGGTAACAAAATATCTATCAACATGGAGGCATGTCTATGGAGCACCTCATTTCATTTTAATGGGGTTGACTCTAGTTCTGGACCATGCAACGATCCATCGTGTTCCTGTTCTATTTGTAGAAGTTCAAGCAGACGCCACCTTCGAAATGATCTTGTGCTCCATCCTGACAGTTCAGCTCATGGAAGCTTCTGTGATGTCAGGCTCCATATTGCAACAGATAATCCGGATGCGGGTGTTCAGCCCCTGAAAGAGGCTGTGAGCTCTACAAATGTAAGTGTACATGGTCAACAAGTTGGCTTTAAAAATTCTGTCGCAGGGGATTTCCAGAACAAAGGAGCATGTTTTGGGAATAGCCTGCCAGAGGGAAAGTTGATATCTCTGAGGGGAACTGTTATGAGCCTTCACTGTTTTAGCGACGGAAATTTAGTTGATATTCATCATAGCAAGAAATGGGACGGGACAGTCTGCTTGCGTGTTCTGACGGATGGTCAGATG CTTCAAATTGATGGCCCGCTGAGTAAGCATAACTGTCCAGTAGGATTATCATCTGGTGCAGAAGTCACATTTCACAGGATACTTGCCTTGAG ATTGATGCATGCAAGCCGAAAAGGTTACGTGGCAGG GTTGTTGGGGTTTACATTGTGA